CGGCTACCGCTTCGCGGGCCGCGACGGGCGAGGTGACGGTGGCTCCGCCGTCCCGTACGAACTGCAGGAATTCCGCCATCAGCACGGGATCGGCGCCCCCGTGCGTGCCGGTCGGTGTGTGCACGGGCAGCACCAGATCGGCCTCGGCGCGGCCGTCGGAGCGGCGGTTCCACACGTGGACCTCCGCTCCCTCCGAGTCGCCGAAGTTCTCCAGCCGCCCCTCGGTACCGATCACCGTGTAGTTGCGCCAGTAGTCGGGGGTGTAGTGACACTGCTGGTAGCTCGCGAAAACACCGTTGTCCAGCCGCATCTGCATCATGCTCAGGTCCTCCACGTCCACCACCGGGTGGAGACCGGTCTGGCTGAGCGGCGGCCAGTTCTCCGTCGACAGCCACTCGGTCATCCGCTCCCCGCTGCGGTCGCGGTGCGAGTCGATGTCCCCGTAGACCGTCAGCCCGCCCATGGCGTTCACCTGCCGGGTGTAGCCGCCGGCCAGCCAATGGATGACATCAATGTCGTGCGCGCCCTTCTGCAGCAGCAGGCCGGTGGTGAGACGTCGGTCCGCGTGCCAGTCCTTGAAGTAGAAGTCCCCGCCGTGGCCGACGAAATGGCGGCACCAGACGGCCTTGACCTCGCCGATCACCCCCTTGGCGATCAGTTCACGCATGGCCACCACGACCGGCATGTGCCGCATGTTGTGGCCCACGTACAGCCGGGTCCGGGACTGGCGCGCAGCCGCGAGCAGCCGGTCACACCCGTCGGTGGTGATCGCCATCGGTTTGTCCAGGAACACCGGTACACCGGCTTGAAGGAAGTCCAGGCCGATCTCCTCGTGCGTGTGGTCCGGAGTCAGCACCAGCGCGCCGTCGAGTCCCGCGTCGAGCAGCTCGTGGTGATCCGCGGCGGTCCGCACCTGGGTGCCGAATCGCTCCTCGGCGTGCGCAAGCACCTGTCGGTCGCGGTCGCAGGCGGCGGCCACCAGTGAGCCCGATCCGGGCCGGTGAGCCAGGTCGGCCAGGTCGCTGCGATTGCCCAGGCCGATGACACCGAGCCTGATGTCGTCCAAGGTGCTTGCCCTTTCAGAAGGTTTCGACCCCAGCAGGGCCAGGATGATCGATGATAGATCTGGAACATATCCGATTGCATGGTGGGTTTGTGCCTGATCCTGACGGGGTTGAGGTGGCGCCGACCGCCAGGACACTCGCACTCCCGGGGGCGCTACGGCCAGGCGGTAGAGGGGTGTTGCCCCGGTGAGGGGTGGGATGGAGTGGCTGGTATGGGACGGAACGAGTCTGGGCTCGCCGGATCCTGGCGTCAAGAGTTTGAATGTGATTCACTGACCCCGGATTGGCTGATGTATCCGAAACATATTGCGCTTGGGGCGCCTCTGCGCCGTTCGGTGACCTCATGCCCGACACGGACCGCTATCGCTATGCCGTCCGGATCGCCGTGCCATGGATCGACGCAGAAGTGGATCGACGTGAAAGGGGAGCGCCGTTGACCCGCGCAGCCCACAGCACCGCACCCGCGCTGGAACCCCCGGGCGACGGTCCCGGTTACCGTCCCGGCTACGAGGTCGCGGCCGAACGCATCCTCGAACACCTCGTCCTGGCCGGCCTGGAGCCGGGCGACCGGCTGCCCACCGAGCAGGACCTGGCCGACCGGGTGGGGATGAGCCGGACCGTGGTCCGCGAGGCGGTGAAGATCCTCTCCGCGCTGGGCCGGCTGTCCGTGCACAAGGGCCGCGGCATCTATGTCGCCCAGCCCGACCAGTCCTCCTGGCAGCACTCCCTGACCCACTTCTTGCCCGCCGACCTGCACCAGGTCGACGAACTCTTCGAATTCCGGCGGCACTTGGAAACCACCACCACCCGCCTGGCCGCCCAACGCGCCACGCCGGCCCAGGTCAAGGCCGTCCGCGAGGCCGCCCATCAGTCCACCCGGGCCGCCCAGCAAGGTGACATCGACGCCTTCAGCCGCGCCGACGACGCCTTCCACACCGCCATCGCCGCCGCCACCAACAACTCCTTCCTCACCGCCACCATCGACACCCTGCGCCGCCTGCAGCACCAGGTCACGGCCATAGGACTGGCAGGCCTCGCGGGCGGTTCCCTGCACGACGCCGCCGCCCAGCATGAGGCCATCGCCCACGCCATCGCCACCGGCGAACCCACGTACGCACACACCCTCATGGCCCATCACATCGACCGGACCACCCACCAGTTCCAACGAGAGATCCGGCACCGCATCACCCCCGGCCACCCCAACGCCTGAACCGCACACCATCACCCATGAAGGACATCCATGCGAATCACCGACGTGACTGTGGAACTGGTCGATCTGCCCGCTCAGCCGCCCTTCCGGTGGCGAGCAGGGCTGCCCGGTTCGGAGCCGGCGGTCGTGGGCGGAATTCTGCGGGTCCACACGGGCGACGGCCTGGTGGGCGAGGCGCACACGAGACGTGGGCTGATCGTCGCCGACCTGGTGAACCGTCGTATACGTGAGGACCTGCTCGGCCGCGACCCGCTGATGCGCGAGCTGCTGTGGCACCGCCTGTGGGAGCTGGACCGTATAGAGGAACTCCCCATCTACGCGCTCGGCCTGGTCGACGTAGCGCTGTGGGACCTGGCCGGCCTCGCGGCCGGGCAGCCGGTCCACCGGCTGCTCGGTCCCTACCGCGAGGCCATTCCCGCCTACGCGAGCACGGTCACCTTCGGCAGCGTCGAGGAGTACCTCGACGTGGCCGACCAGTGCCTGGAGCTCGGCTACTCCGCCATCAAGCTGCACGCGTGGGGAGACGCGCGAGCCGACGCGGACCTGTGCCAGAAGCTGCGGGCCCACGTCGGTGACGACATTCCACTCATGTACGACGGCTCGGCCGGGTTCGACCTCGCCGACTCGGTGTATCTCGGCCGCGCACTGTCCGAGGCGGACTACCTCTGGTACGAGGAGCCGATGCGCGAGTTCAGCGTGACCGCTCACCGGTGGCTGGCCGAACAGGTCGACATTCCGCTGCTGGTCGCGGAGACCTCCGACGGCGCGCATTTCAACACCGGCGACTTCATCATGGCGGGCGCGGCGAGCCGGGTCCGCACCAGCGCGCAGCTCAAGGGTGGGATCACCGGGGCCCTGCGCATCGCGCACCTGGCCGACAGCTTCAACCTGCGGGCCGAGGTGCACGGCAGCGGAGTGGTCAACGCCCACCTGTGCATGGCGATCCCCAACACCACGTACTACGAGTCCCTCGTGTACACCAACCCCGTACAGCGCGAGCCGGCGGTCGGCGCCGACGGGCTGGTGCGGGCGCCGACGGCCCCTGGCATCGGCTTCGACCAGCAGGGCTGGTGACCCGTGCAACGCTACGCTGCGGTCATACGCCTGCGTGGGGAACTCGAAGCGGAATACCGCGCCTTGCACGCGGCGGCCTGGCCCGAGGTCCTCGCGACCCTCAAGCGCGCCCACATCGGCAACTACTCGATCTTCCTGCGTGACGGCCTGCTCTTCAGCTACCTCGAATACACGGGCGATGACTACACCGCCGACACCGCGCACATCGCCGAGTGCCCCGTCACCCGGGACTGGTGGGCCCGTACCGACCCCTGCCAGCAGCCACTGGACAGCGTAGGCGACGGCGAGCGGTGGGCACCCGCCGAAGAGCTCTTCCACCTCGATTGACATCGGGGGCAAGCGGCAGGGGGCGGACGCAGTTGCGTCCGCCCCCTGCCGCTTGCCCGCCGCGGTTCACAGACCGTAGACCCGCGCGGCCGTGCCTGCGAACACCGCCGTCCGCTCGTGCTCCGACAGGTCCGCCACGAGCTCGCGGCCGACGGCGACCACCTGTTCGTACTCGGCCGCCAGGGTGCACACCGGCCAGTCCGAGCCGAACATGAGCCGCTCCGGACCGAAGGCCTCCAGCGCGACCGACACGAACGGCCGCAGGGCGGCAGGGCTCCAGGTGTGCCGGTCGGCGGCGGTGACGAGCCCGGAGAGTTTGGCCACGGTGTTGGGCAGGCGGGCCAGGGCGGCCAGGTCCGCGGCCCAGGTGTCCGGTCGGCGTGGGCGGACCGAAGGCTGGCCCAAGTGGTCGAGGACGAAGATGAGTTCGGGCCGTCGCCTCGCCACGGCAACCGCCGCGGGCAGTTGTTCAGGGCGTAGGACCAGGTCGTACGCGAGACCGGCGGATGCGACGGCGGTCAGGCCGCGGCCCACGTCGGGACGGAGCAGCCAGTCCGCCTCGTCCTCGCCCTGGACCTGGTGGCGGATGCCGACGAGACGGTCACCACCGGGCAGCGCGCACAGTGCGGTCAGGGCGTCCGCGACCGCGGGAGAGGTCAGGTCCGTCCAGCCGACGACGCCGGCCACCAAAGGGTCGGCCGCGGCGAGCGCCAGGTATTCGGGAGTCTCCTCGGGTACGCAGATCGTCTGCACCAGCACCGTGGCGTCGACACCGGCGGCCGCGGCCTGCGGGCGCAGGTCGTCGAGGGTGAAGTCACGCCGCAGCGGGGCGAGTTCGGGGCCGGTGATCCAGTCCTGGTCGCGGACCGTCAGGTCCCATACGTGCTGGTGGGCGTCGATGGTGGTCACGGTTGTCTCTGACGACGTGCTCGGCATGATCTTCCTGTGTCTGGCGAAGGTGCTGGTGGAATGGGTGCACAGCGAGAACGGCCAGATCAGGCCAGACGCGTGACCTTGCCCTTCCGCGTGACCTGCACGGTGACCGCCCCGCCCGCCGGGACGTCGACCTGCGGCCAGCCGAGGAACGCCGTGTACCCGAGGGGGCGGGCCGATTGGCGGGCCGTTTCCGCCAGCACCGACACCCGTGCCGCGTAGGCCGTGTTGTTGGTCAAGCGGACTTCGGCGGCCTGGCGGCTCTCGCTGACATACTCGGCTTCGACGTGATCAAAGGGAATGAGAATCCCTTCCCCGGGCCGGACGTAGATTCCGGGAAGTTCGAGTGCCATCAGGACACCGTCGGTCTCGGTCCAGGAGTTTCTCGTCCAGATGAAATTACCGACGGCACCCTTGCCCTCGGCATCGCTGGGCTGGATGCGCTCCATGCTTGAACCGATGCGATAGTCGGTGGTGATATGCCCCGGCATGTTGACGGCCTCGGCGTGGGCATGCTGGATATCGCTGATGAGTTCGGCGTACTTCTTGTCCCCAGTGGCTCGATACAGCTTGAACAGGTGGTCCGCGGAGGACGTGCAGACACCGGGCGCGGCATGTTTGTTCTGGCTGCTCGCCCAGACGGCGCCGGCCATCCTCCCCTTGAGCCGCGCGATAGCACTGCCTGCCGGAAACAGCGGATCGTACGCAAGCGTCCAGGACGAGCACAGTGCGGCCTGGACCTTGGCGCGATTCAGCCATCCCTTCTTTCCGGTGTACTGGTACAGCGCCATGAATGACTCCAGGAGACCGAACGCTGTCTCGGAGTCGGCATCCTGTGAAATATCCGCGCACGCTCCGCTGGTGAATCCACGGGACTTGATGTCGCGCTCATAGAAAAATTCGGCTGCTTCCTCGGCCACGGCCAACCAGTCCGGACGGTGGAAGTAGTCGGCCGCCAGGGCGATCCCGGCCGGAGCGATGGCGCCGGCCGTCGAGTTGTACACGGCGATGTCGCCTGTTTCGGGCACGATGTACTGGCCGAATTCTCCGTGCTTTCGCCAGGTCCGGGTGAATGCTTCGGCCAGACCGCTCGCGGCCAGTTCCCAGGATTCCTTGACGGTGCCGCCGTGCCCTTGCGCCTTCAGGAGCATCACGTGCTTCATCAGCCAGAAGAGCACGTCTCCGTTCTTGCGTACCATCGCCTGTACGGCAGGGAAGTCGGGGTGCGTCTTCTCTGAGCGGATCTTGCCATCTGCACCGATGGTGCCGTAGAAGAATCCGCTCTGCCCCTTCATGCGGGAACAGATGAAGTCAAGCTCATCGGAGACCCTGCCCCGTTCCGTCGGGTCGTTCAGGGCCAACATGGGGTAGGTGTTGATCATTCCGCTCACCCAGCCCAGTTGAAAGTCCCTGTTGTTTTCCGGAAGGTAGTAGCGGCCCGCCTTGGTCTCTGTGAAATTGCCTCGGCAGATGTTGGTGCCGAGCTCCGCCAGCTTGCTCATCGGAAGCAGGTTTCGAGGCGCGGTGGCGCCGGTGAGAGACTTTCGCACATCCATGAACTTCTGCAGGACTGCCGGAATTCCGTCGGCATCGAAGGTGAAGACCTGGAAGCGAATCGAAACCGCGTCACCGGCGGCCCAGTTCGACGCCCTGTCGTCGCTCGTCCGGAAATCGCCGAAACCGGCCACCTGCCGGCGCACAACCGGTGCCGAGATGCTGAATTCACAGCTCTCCCTGCTCGCACTCTCCTCGACCGAGAGCCCACTGTTGCCCAGAGGGGTTCCCTGCTCGGTCAGGACGATCCAGCCCTTTTTGAACTTGGGCGAGAAGAAGCTCATCGCCGGGGCGGCAGTACTGAACGTCGCCAGCTCGATCCGTGAAGTCGCCGCAGCATCGACGGCCAGTCGCGGGTTGTTCGATATCGTCAGCGGCGTCTGTGGGTTGTAGTACATGTCGGCCGGATAGTCCGGGTTGTATCCGTTGCCGATGGCGCGATAGCGATTGCCGTTGTAGAGGATTCCGGGAATCATCACGTAGTTGGCGGTCTCCCAGCTCTCGAAGGGGAAATCAAGGGAGATCGCGCTCTGCTCCGCCTCGCCCTTCTCCAGGGTGCAGGTCAGAGTGACCTCCCACCCGTGACCGTCGGGCACCCGTCGCGTGTCCCACTTCAGCTGCCACTGTCGTGGCCCGTCGGACAGCAGGTCGCCGTCGAATTCCTGGGTCCGACGAAGCGTCGTGCCGTCATATTCCCGAACGGACACCCGGAGGGAACCGTGCAACTCGCGCAGAGCGCGGCTGAGTTCCGCGGCCTGGCCACTGGCTCCGGCAACTCCTGCGTCGAGCGGTTGGGCTTGCGAGATCGTCGGTTCGAGAGCGACCGTCGCTCCGACCCCGGCGGCCGCCAACAGGGCAAGGCAGTTTCTTCTGTCCAGCATTCTGCAACCGTCCTCGTGTGTGGGTTCCAGTGAGTGGAGCTTCAGATCAATGTCGGTAAGGGCACCGGCACGCCCGGCGGCAGCAGGCCCTGGGCGTGCAGGGCGAGCCACATCTCCTCGGGGACGGGGTGGCTGATCATCGCGGTGGCGTCCGTCACCTCGGCGGCGCTGCGTGCCCCGAGCAGCACGCCGGCGACCGCCGGATGGCCCAGCGGGAACTGCAGGGCGGCTGCCCGCAGCGGGACGTCGAAGGCCTCGCACAGCGTGCGCAGAGCCAGCGCCCGGTTCAGCACGGTTGCCGAGGCCGGCGCGTAGTCGAAGGTCGCGCCCGGCTTGGGATCGGCCAGCAGTCCCGAGTTGAACACCCCGCCGACCAGCACGGACACTCCGCGTTGCGCCGCCAGCGGCAGCAGTGCGGCCAGAGCGCTCTGGTCGAGCAAGGAGTAGCGGCCGGCCAGCAGGACCACGTCGATGTCGGTGTCGCGGACGAAGAGTGTCGGCATCGCGGTCTGGTTCATGCCGACGCCTATCGCGCCGACCATGCCCTCCGCCCGCATCCGCTCCAACTCGGGGTAGGCGCAGTCGAATACCTCGCGCTCGTGGCCGTCCGGGTCGTGGAGATAGACGGTGTCCACGCGGTCGAGGCCGAGCCGGGTGAGGCTCTCCTCGACGCTGGTGCGTACACCTCGGGTGCTGAAGTCCCACACCCGCTCGTGGGTGGCCGGGACGGCGAAGCCGTTCGCCAGGTCGTCGCCGGGCAGCCCGGCGCGTGCGCGCAGCAGGCGGCCGACCTTGGTGGACAGCGTGAACTGCGCACGTGGCCGGGTGCGCAACGCGTCCCCAAGGCGGCGCTCGGACAGGCCGAGTCCGTAGTGCGGAGCGGTGTCGAACGCACGGATGCCGCAGGCCCAGGCGGCCTCCACGGTGGCGGCCGCGTCCTCGTCGCTGACTGCGCGGAACAGGTTCCCCAGGGCGGCGGCACCCAGTGACAGTGCGTCGACGGCGGTGGCGGTGTGCACGGGTGCTGTGGGGTGCATGGGGGAGGAGTGCCTCTCGCTGAAGGGACGTGAACGGACATGAACGGGCGTGAAGGGGCGCGAGCGTCCGAAGTCCGCGACATGTGACAGGGGGCGGGGCTTACGTCGGTCCCCGCCCCCTGTCACATGCCCAGCCGTACCGGACGCTCTCAGCCCTTCGTCGCTCCACCTGTGAGGCCCTTGACGAACTGCTTTTGGAAGGCCAGGTAGAAGACGAGGATGGGCAGTGTCGCCAGGAACATGAAGGCGAAGACGGAGCCGAAGTCCGCCTGGTGTTCGCCGATGGCCCGGTAGATGCCGACGGTCACCGTGGTGCCCGCCGCCGGGCCCAGGACGATCAGCGGGTTGAGGAAGTCGTTCCAGATCCAGACGCCGAGGAAGATCACCACGCTGGCCGACGCCGGCCGCATCAGCGGGAAGACCACTTGCCAGAAGGCGCGGAACGCTCCGGCGCCGTCGATCGCCGCTGCCTCTTCGAGCTCCCGGGGGATAGTCTTGGCGAAGCCCGCGAAGACGAACACCCCGAACGGCATGTAGTAGCCGACGTACGCCAGGACCAGTCCGGGCACGCTGCTCATCAGCCCCAGCGTGTGCAGGACTTCGGTGATCGGGGTGAGGATCACGGCGGGCGGCACCATGAGGCCGCAGAGCAGGACGACCATGATGACCTTGGGCAGGATGCCGGTCGACCGGGCCAGGTAGTGGCCGAGCATGGCGGAGATCGCGGTGATGACGAGGATGGAGATCACGGTGACCTCCGTGCTGTTGACAAGCCCGTACCAGAAGAGGTGGTCCGGGCGCGACAGCACGGCCTGGATGTTGTCCAGGGTGGGCGGGCTCGGCAGGCCGAGCGGGTTCGACACGATCGCCGAACCGTCCTTGAACACGTTGACCAGCACGAGATAGATCGGCAGGAAGAACAGCAGGCCGGCGAGGATCGCGACGACCGGACGTACCCACGCCCTTGTTCCGCCCCTGTTCATACTCGGGTTGAGGTCCGGGTTCATCTTCGTGTTCGTGCTCATGCGGAGACCTCGCGTTTCTGCAGCCACCCGAGCGCGATCACGGAGACGGTCGCGACCAGGATCAGCATCGCCACGGCCATCGCGGAGGCGTAGCCGACGTGGTTGCCGTTGAACGCGGTCTGGACCACCTGGAAGGCG
The DNA window shown above is from Streptomyces sp. NBC_01445 and carries:
- a CDS encoding Gfo/Idh/MocA family protein translates to MDDIRLGVIGLGNRSDLADLAHRPGSGSLVAAACDRDRQVLAHAEERFGTQVRTAADHHELLDAGLDGALVLTPDHTHEEIGLDFLQAGVPVFLDKPMAITTDGCDRLLAAARQSRTRLYVGHNMRHMPVVVAMRELIAKGVIGEVKAVWCRHFVGHGGDFYFKDWHADRRLTTGLLLQKGAHDIDVIHWLAGGYTRQVNAMGGLTVYGDIDSHRDRSGERMTEWLSTENWPPLSQTGLHPVVDVEDLSMMQMRLDNGVFASYQQCHYTPDYWRNYTVIGTEGRLENFGDSEGAEVHVWNRRSDGRAEADLVLPVHTPTGTHGGADPVLMAEFLQFVRDGGATVTSPVAAREAVAAGYAATVSLRDGGRAVEVEAPDRELAAYFGHGQS
- a CDS encoding FadR/GntR family transcriptional regulator, with protein sequence MTRAAHSTAPALEPPGDGPGYRPGYEVAAERILEHLVLAGLEPGDRLPTEQDLADRVGMSRTVVREAVKILSALGRLSVHKGRGIYVAQPDQSSWQHSLTHFLPADLHQVDELFEFRRHLETTTTRLAAQRATPAQVKAVREAAHQSTRAAQQGDIDAFSRADDAFHTAIAAATNNSFLTATIDTLRRLQHQVTAIGLAGLAGGSLHDAAAQHEAIAHAIATGEPTYAHTLMAHHIDRTTHQFQREIRHRITPGHPNA
- a CDS encoding enolase C-terminal domain-like protein, with product MRITDVTVELVDLPAQPPFRWRAGLPGSEPAVVGGILRVHTGDGLVGEAHTRRGLIVADLVNRRIREDLLGRDPLMRELLWHRLWELDRIEELPIYALGLVDVALWDLAGLAAGQPVHRLLGPYREAIPAYASTVTFGSVEEYLDVADQCLELGYSAIKLHAWGDARADADLCQKLRAHVGDDIPLMYDGSAGFDLADSVYLGRALSEADYLWYEEPMREFSVTAHRWLAEQVDIPLLVAETSDGAHFNTGDFIMAGAASRVRTSAQLKGGITGALRIAHLADSFNLRAEVHGSGVVNAHLCMAIPNTTYYESLVYTNPVQREPAVGADGLVRAPTAPGIGFDQQGW
- a CDS encoding L-rhamnose mutarotase; protein product: MQRYAAVIRLRGELEAEYRALHAAAWPEVLATLKRAHIGNYSIFLRDGLLFSYLEYTGDDYTADTAHIAECPVTRDWWARTDPCQQPLDSVGDGERWAPAEELFHLD
- a CDS encoding amidohydrolase family protein, encoding MPSTSSETTVTTIDAHQHVWDLTVRDQDWITGPELAPLRRDFTLDDLRPQAAAAGVDATVLVQTICVPEETPEYLALAAADPLVAGVVGWTDLTSPAVADALTALCALPGGDRLVGIRHQVQGEDEADWLLRPDVGRGLTAVASAGLAYDLVLRPEQLPAAVAVARRRPELIFVLDHLGQPSVRPRRPDTWAADLAALARLPNTVAKLSGLVTAADRHTWSPAALRPFVSVALEAFGPERLMFGSDWPVCTLAAEYEQVVAVGRELVADLSEHERTAVFAGTAARVYGL
- a CDS encoding aldo/keto reductase, which translates into the protein MHPTAPVHTATAVDALSLGAAALGNLFRAVSDEDAAATVEAAWACGIRAFDTAPHYGLGLSERRLGDALRTRPRAQFTLSTKVGRLLRARAGLPGDDLANGFAVPATHERVWDFSTRGVRTSVEESLTRLGLDRVDTVYLHDPDGHEREVFDCAYPELERMRAEGMVGAIGVGMNQTAMPTLFVRDTDIDVVLLAGRYSLLDQSALAALLPLAAQRGVSVLVGGVFNSGLLADPKPGATFDYAPASATVLNRALALRTLCEAFDVPLRAAALQFPLGHPAVAGVLLGARSAAEVTDATAMISHPVPEEMWLALHAQGLLPPGVPVPLPTLI
- a CDS encoding carbohydrate ABC transporter permease, with translation MNRGGTRAWVRPVVAILAGLLFFLPIYLVLVNVFKDGSAIVSNPLGLPSPPTLDNIQAVLSRPDHLFWYGLVNSTEVTVISILVITAISAMLGHYLARSTGILPKVIMVVLLCGLMVPPAVILTPITEVLHTLGLMSSVPGLVLAYVGYYMPFGVFVFAGFAKTIPRELEEAAAIDGAGAFRAFWQVVFPLMRPASASVVIFLGVWIWNDFLNPLIVLGPAAGTTVTVGIYRAIGEHQADFGSVFAFMFLATLPILVFYLAFQKQFVKGLTGGATKG